From the Cyanobacteriota bacterium genome, the window TAGCAAAATTCCTGGGAGTTCCCCTAGAAGGACTGTAATCTTTGACCGTTAGGGGTGTACGAGCCAGTAGAATGAACGGGTTAGTTTACGTTAGGATGATGCCAATGCGAGTGAACTTTCTGTCATGGTTACTGTGCCTAGTGGCTGTTGCCGTTTTTGGCCTTGCTAGTTGTGCTGCTCAACCAGCAGGCTCCTCCGCTTCCCCTGTAATCGATGCTCAAACTAGTTCTCAAACCAGTGCAACTGCCTCACCCACCTCTAGTGCTTCCTCAAATCAGGCTGTAGCCATGACTAGCCAGAATAGCTCTCAGTTGTTTCCTGGCTTACCTCGCCTTGAGGGCAAAGCTACAGTTGAGTTAGTGGTCAAGGGCAAGCCAATCGTAATGGAAATTGATGGCACTAATGCTCCCATTACAGCGGGCAACTTTGTAGATTTGGTACAACGTGGTATTTACAACGGCTCCATGTTTCATCGAGTGATCCGTGAACCACAACCCTTCGTAGTGCAAGGGGGTGACCCTCAAAGTAGG encodes:
- a CDS encoding peptidylprolyl isomerase, yielding MRVNFLSWLLCLVAVAVFGLASCAAQPAGSSASPVIDAQTSSQTSATASPTSSASSNQAVAMTSQNSSQLFPGLPRLEGKATVELVVKGKPIVMEIDGTNAPITAGNFVDLVQRGIYNGSMFHRVIREPQPFVVQGGDPQSRDSSVPQSALGTGSFIDPATTKPRYIPLEIKTTRTDTLVYSKTFADAGIQDLPKLRHTRGAVAMARAPYPDSASAQFYVALADLDFLDGNYAVFGYVTKGMDVVDEIQQGDRITSAKVIAGAENLKK